The following are encoded together in the Vigna unguiculata cultivar IT97K-499-35 chromosome 2, ASM411807v1, whole genome shotgun sequence genome:
- the LOC114173249 gene encoding AT-hook motif nuclear-localized protein 26 translates to MDHAHSLPTPFHAGRDLHLHHQHQFHSLQQNNEDEQSGSSGGLNLAHKREREENNTTNSNNSEGKEGGGAGSGETEISRRPRGRPAGSKNKPKPPIIITRDSANALKTHVMEVADGCDIVDSVSTFARRRQRGVCIMSGTGTVTNVTLRQPASSGAVVTLHGRFEILSLAGSFLPPPAPPAATGLTIYLAGGQGQVVGGSVVGALIASGPVVIMSASFSNAAYERLPLEDEDPSMPLQGGSIGSPGGGGGVGQAQTPQQLLGDSTAPLFHGLNPNLLNSVQIPTETFWATGPGRSPY, encoded by the coding sequence ATGGATCACGCCCATTCTCTTCCAACTCCTTTCCACGCAGGAAGAGATCTGCACCTGCACCACCAACACCAGTTTCATTCCTTACAACAAAACAACGAAGACGAGCAAAGCGGAAGCAGCGGAGGCCTAAACCTCGCTCACAAAAGAGAACGCGAAGAAAACAACACCACCAACAGCAATAACAGTGAAGGAAAGGAAGGAGGAGGTGCCGGCTCCGGCGAAACCGAGATTTCAAGAAGACCACGCGGAAGACCCGCCGGATCCAAGAACAAGCCCAAACCCCCCATCATCATCACTCGCGACAGCGCCAACGCCCTCAAAACGCACGTCATGGAAGTCGCCGACGGCTGCGACATCGTCGACAGCGTCTCCACCTTCGCCCGCCGCCGCCAGAGAGGCGTTTGCATCATGAGCGGCACCGGAACCGTCACCAATGTTACTCTACGCCAACCTGCTTCTTCCGGCGCCGTCGTCACGCTCCACGGAAGGTTCGAGATCTTGTCCCTCGCCGGATCCTTCCTCCCGCCTCCGGCGCCTCCCGCCGCTACCGGCTTGACGATATACCTGGCTGGAGGACAAGGGCAGGTAGTAGGAGGTAGCGTGGTCGGCGCACTCATTGCTTCGGGGCCTGTGGTTATCATGTCAGCTTCGTTCAGCAACGCTGCGTATGAGAGACTTCCGTTGGAAGATGAAGACCCTTCGATGCCGCTTCAGGGAGGTTCGATTGGGTCACCCGGCGGTGGCGGCGGCGTGGGACAAGCGCAAACGCCTCAGCAGCTTCTGGGGGATTCTACTGCTCCTCTCTTTCACGGTTTGAATCCGAATCTTCTGAATTCCGTTCAGATACCTACGGAAACGTTCTGGGCAACGGGTCCGGGTCGCTCTCCTTACTGA